The following are from one region of the Microbaculum marinisediminis genome:
- a CDS encoding GFA family protein, with the protein MSDGHEGGCVCGGCVCGAVRYRTTGTPKRISACSCHWCRKRTGSVLGLSVYFDAADVAFLKGETRPYRLTSDAGRWIETRFCPTCGTTLGWTLEFLPGLQGIAGGTFDDSALWHPQRYVFARNRPDWLCLSDDIAPYEGMPG; encoded by the coding sequence ATGAGCGACGGACACGAAGGCGGATGCGTCTGCGGCGGATGCGTCTGCGGCGCCGTGCGTTACCGGACGACGGGCACGCCGAAGCGGATCAGCGCGTGCTCCTGCCACTGGTGCCGGAAGCGGACCGGCAGCGTTCTCGGCCTATCCGTCTATTTCGACGCCGCCGACGTCGCGTTCCTCAAGGGCGAGACGCGGCCCTACCGGCTGACATCGGATGCCGGGCGCTGGATCGAGACCCGCTTCTGTCCGACCTGCGGCACGACGCTCGGCTGGACGCTGGAGTTCCTGCCGGGCTTGCAGGGAATCGCCGGCGGAACCTTCGACGACTCCGCGCTGTGGCATCCGCAACGCTATGTCTTCGCCCGCAACCGGCCGGACTGGCTGTGCCTTTCCGACGACATCGCCCCGTACGAGGGCATGCCGGGTTAG
- a CDS encoding phosphopentomutase produces the protein MKRALILVMDSVGIGGADDAAAFGDEGADTLGHIAVACAAGRADVPGGRSGALRVPNMNALGLGRAAEAATGRHPDGLARVERPSAVWTYACEVSKGKDTQSGHWEIAGLPVPFAWHYFPTTEPAFPKSLTDAMITQADLPGLLGNKHASGTEIIAELGAEHMRTGKPICYTSADSVLQIAAHEETFGLDRLYDLCAITRRLCDPLRVGRVIARPFLGDSAATFVRTPHRRDYALPPPAPTLLDAVEASGHDVYAVGKISDIFVGRGATQVLKAPDNASQFERTLEAARAAKDGDLVFTNFIDFDQLYGHRRDVAGYAACLEQFDARLPELMALLRPGDLVVLTADHGNDPTFAGTDHTRERIPVLAFGPGIDGRPAQPLTSFADIGQTVAAHLGLPPLQHGTTFL, from the coding sequence ATGAAACGGGCGCTGATCCTGGTGATGGATTCCGTCGGCATCGGCGGTGCCGACGATGCCGCCGCCTTCGGCGACGAGGGCGCCGACACGCTCGGCCATATCGCCGTAGCCTGCGCGGCCGGGCGCGCCGACGTGCCCGGCGGCCGGTCCGGGGCGCTGCGCGTCCCCAACATGAACGCGCTCGGCCTCGGCCGCGCGGCGGAGGCCGCGACCGGGCGCCATCCTGACGGCCTGGCACGCGTCGAACGGCCGTCGGCGGTCTGGACCTATGCCTGCGAGGTATCGAAGGGCAAGGACACCCAGTCCGGCCACTGGGAGATCGCCGGACTACCGGTGCCGTTCGCCTGGCACTATTTCCCGACGACCGAGCCGGCGTTTCCGAAGTCTCTTACCGACGCCATGATCACGCAGGCCGATCTGCCGGGCCTGCTCGGCAACAAGCATGCCTCCGGCACCGAGATCATCGCGGAGCTCGGCGCGGAGCACATGCGCACGGGCAAGCCAATCTGCTACACCTCGGCCGATTCCGTGCTGCAGATTGCCGCGCACGAGGAGACCTTCGGCCTCGACCGGCTCTACGACCTCTGCGCAATCACGCGCAGGCTGTGCGATCCGCTGCGCGTCGGTCGCGTGATCGCCCGGCCTTTCCTCGGCGACAGCGCGGCGACCTTCGTGCGCACGCCCCATCGCCGCGACTACGCCCTGCCTCCACCGGCGCCGACGCTGCTCGATGCGGTCGAGGCCTCCGGGCACGACGTCTACGCGGTCGGCAAGATCTCCGACATCTTCGTCGGCCGGGGCGCTACCCAGGTGCTGAAGGCGCCGGACAACGCCAGCCAGTTCGAGCGGACGCTGGAGGCCGCGCGGGCGGCGAAGGACGGCGATCTCGTCTTCACCAACTTCATCGATTTCGACCAGCTCTACGGCCATCGCCGCGACGTCGCCGGCTATGCGGCCTGCCTCGAACAGTTCGACGCGCGGCTGCCCGAGCTGATGGCACTTCTGCGGCCCGGCGATCTCGTCGTCCTGACCGCCGACCACGGCAACGACCCGACCTTCGCCGGCACCGACCATACCCGCGAGCGGATCCCGGTTCTGGCTTTCGGCCCGGGTATCGACGGCCGGCCCGCGCAGCCGCTGACGAGCTTCGCCGATATCGGGCAGACGGTCGCCGCGCATCTGGGGCTGCCGCCCCTCCAGCACGGTACGACCTTCCTCTAA
- the deoA gene encoding thymidine phosphorylase: MLLPQEIIRRKRDGETLSAQEISFFIQGLTDGSISEGQVAALAMAIFFRDLDTAERVALTLSMRDSGSVLDWPRTGGTADGGPVLDKHSTGGVGDTVSLMLAPIVAACGARVPMISGRGLGHTGGTLDKLDSIPGYRSQPDLDTFRRVIADVGCAIIGQTADLAPADRRLYAIRDVTATVESIALITASILSKKLAAGLDGLVLDVKLGSGAFMEDYEAARALAVSLVSVANGAGLRTTALLTDMHEPLASAAGNAVEVANAVHFLTGERRDGRLEHVTLSLAGEMLRLGGLAGSTEAGLEMARNVLDGGQAAETFARMVTALGGPADLVERPWVHLPEAPIRRAVFARDAGHVAAIDTRGVGVAVISLGGGRRRTDDVIDPAVGFTQLAGLGDEVGPDRPIGIVHAGNEAAAERGAEALRGAYTIGDAPEPRPVVCARIDETAR, encoded by the coding sequence ATGCTTCTGCCGCAGGAAATCATCCGCAGGAAACGCGACGGCGAGACGCTTTCGGCCCAGGAGATCTCGTTCTTCATCCAGGGCCTGACGGACGGGTCGATCAGCGAGGGCCAGGTGGCGGCGTTGGCGATGGCGATCTTCTTCCGCGATCTCGACACGGCCGAACGCGTGGCGCTGACGCTGTCGATGCGCGATTCCGGCTCCGTGCTCGACTGGCCCCGAACGGGCGGGACGGCCGACGGCGGCCCGGTGCTCGACAAGCATTCGACCGGCGGCGTCGGCGATACCGTCTCGCTGATGCTCGCCCCGATCGTCGCGGCCTGCGGGGCGCGCGTGCCGATGATCTCCGGGCGGGGCCTGGGCCATACCGGTGGCACGCTCGACAAGCTCGATTCGATACCCGGCTACCGGAGCCAGCCCGATCTCGACACGTTTCGCCGGGTGATCGCCGACGTCGGGTGCGCCATCATCGGCCAGACCGCCGATCTGGCACCGGCCGACCGGCGGCTCTACGCGATCCGCGACGTGACCGCGACGGTCGAATCGATCGCGCTGATCACCGCCTCGATCCTGTCGAAGAAGCTCGCCGCCGGGCTCGACGGACTGGTACTCGACGTCAAGCTCGGGTCCGGCGCCTTCATGGAAGACTACGAAGCGGCCCGGGCGCTCGCGGTCAGTCTCGTCTCGGTCGCCAACGGCGCCGGGCTGAGGACGACGGCCCTGTTGACCGACATGCACGAGCCGCTCGCCTCGGCCGCGGGCAACGCGGTCGAGGTGGCCAACGCCGTGCACTTCCTGACCGGCGAGAGACGCGACGGACGGCTGGAGCACGTGACGCTGTCGCTCGCCGGCGAGATGCTGCGCCTGGGCGGCCTGGCGGGATCGACGGAGGCCGGTCTCGAGATGGCGAGGAATGTCCTGGACGGCGGACAGGCGGCGGAGACCTTCGCGCGGATGGTTACAGCCCTCGGCGGCCCCGCCGATCTCGTCGAGCGGCCCTGGGTCCACCTGCCCGAGGCACCGATCCGGCGCGCGGTGTTCGCGCGGGACGCGGGCCATGTCGCGGCGATCGATACGCGCGGCGTCGGTGTCGCCGTGATCTCGCTCGGCGGCGGGCGGCGGCGCACGGACGATGTGATCGATCCCGCGGTCGGGTTCACGCAGCTTGCCGGGCTTGGCGACGAGGTCGGTCCCGACCGTCCGATCGGCATCGTTCACGCCGGTAACGAGGCGGCTGCCGAGCGCGGGGCGGAGGCCCTGCGAGGCGCCTATACGATCGGCGACGCGCCGGAGCCGCGGCCGGTCGTGTGCGCGCGCATCGACGAGACGGCACGATGA
- the deoC gene encoding deoxyribose-phosphate aldolase — MNIVDCRAVAMRALACLDLTNLDATCTPADVAALCARATTAHGPVAAICIWPRFVAQARPLLTGTPVRIATVVNFPDGESAIDAILDETDRAMVDGADEIDMVIAYRRIATDPAEAEAQVARVRAATQGATRGATLKVILETGELEDPALIRSASGIAIRAGADFIKTSTGKVTVNATPEAARIMLSVIAETGGKVGFKAAGGIRTLDDAATYLGLADEILGADWARPETFRFGASGLLDALLAELDGRTAARETGTGY; from the coding sequence ATGAACATCGTCGACTGCAGGGCGGTGGCGATGCGCGCCCTCGCCTGTCTCGATCTCACCAATCTCGATGCGACCTGCACGCCCGCGGACGTCGCGGCCTTGTGTGCGCGCGCGACGACCGCGCACGGGCCCGTGGCGGCAATCTGCATCTGGCCACGCTTCGTCGCCCAGGCACGGCCCCTGCTCACCGGGACGCCGGTGCGGATCGCGACCGTCGTGAACTTCCCCGATGGGGAGTCCGCTATCGACGCAATCCTCGACGAGACCGACCGGGCGATGGTCGACGGCGCCGACGAGATCGACATGGTGATAGCGTATCGCCGCATCGCGACCGATCCCGCCGAAGCGGAGGCGCAGGTCGCGCGGGTACGCGCGGCGACCCAAGGTGCGACACGGGGCGCGACACTGAAGGTCATCCTCGAAACCGGCGAACTGGAAGATCCGGCGCTGATACGTTCGGCGTCCGGAATCGCTATCCGCGCCGGCGCCGACTTCATCAAGACCTCGACCGGCAAGGTGACGGTCAACGCCACGCCGGAGGCCGCCCGCATCATGCTTTCGGTAATCGCCGAGACAGGCGGAAAGGTCGGCTTCAAGGCGGCCGGCGGCATCCGCACGCTCGACGACGCGGCCACCTATCTCGGCCTCGCCGACGAGATCCTCGGGGCGGACTGGGCAAGGCCGGAGACCTTCCGCTTCGGCGCCTCGGGGCTGCTCGATGCCCTGCTGGCCGAACTCGACGGACGCACGGCTGCCAGAGAGACAGGGACGGGATATTAG
- a CDS encoding purine-nucleoside phosphorylase, whose product MKDTTTSLIAEKAQHQPTIGIVLGSGLGGLVDALADAASIPYSELPGFPEPTVSGHSGALVIGTLAGRPVAVLSGRAHYYEEGRADAMRFPLEMLQAIGVETLILTNSAGSLDPTAPPGSVMMITDHINLAGANPLIGEPTDDRFVGMTMAYDADLRAAAERAAEAEAIGLASGVYAWFSGPTFETPAEIRMARVLGADAVGMSTVPEVILARFLRMRVLAFSVITNMAAGITGAELSHEETKAMAPEGGDKLARLLTRLVGEIG is encoded by the coding sequence ATGAAGGACACGACGACATCGCTGATCGCTGAAAAGGCGCAGCACCAGCCGACGATCGGAATCGTGCTCGGCTCGGGGCTCGGGGGGCTGGTCGACGCGCTCGCCGATGCCGCCTCGATCCCCTACTCGGAGTTGCCGGGGTTCCCGGAGCCGACGGTTTCGGGCCATTCCGGCGCGCTCGTCATCGGCACGCTCGCCGGCAGGCCCGTCGCCGTCCTGTCCGGCCGCGCCCACTATTACGAGGAGGGCCGCGCCGATGCGATGCGGTTTCCGCTCGAGATGCTGCAGGCGATCGGGGTCGAGACGCTGATCCTCACCAATTCCGCCGGCAGCCTCGATCCGACGGCACCGCCCGGCTCGGTGATGATGATTACCGACCACATCAATCTCGCCGGCGCCAATCCGCTGATCGGCGAGCCGACAGACGACCGTTTCGTCGGCATGACGATGGCCTACGACGCCGACCTTCGCGCCGCCGCCGAACGTGCGGCCGAGGCCGAAGCCATCGGCCTCGCCTCCGGCGTCTATGCCTGGTTCTCCGGTCCGACCTTCGAGACGCCGGCGGAGATCCGCATGGCGCGCGTGCTCGGCGCCGACGCCGTCGGCATGTCGACCGTTCCGGAGGTGATCCTCGCCCGTTTCCTGAGGATGCGGGTGCTCGCCTTCTCGGTCATCACCAACATGGCCGCCGGCATCACCGGGGCCGAACTGTCGCACGAAGAGACGAAGGCGATGGCGCCCGAGGGCGGGGACAAGCTCGCGCGGTTGCTGACGCGCCTCGTCGGGGAGATCGGATGA
- the cdd gene encoding cytidine deaminase, translated as MSDPHDLFEAAKAAMAKAYAPHSNFPVGAAIRSAGGAIYSGCNVENASYPEGWCAETSAIAQMVGAGERAIIEVAIVAGKVACIPPCGGCRQRIREFGTADTRIHLCDATGVVETVTLGELLPRAFGPEGR; from the coding sequence ATGAGCGATCCGCACGATTTGTTCGAGGCCGCGAAGGCGGCGATGGCGAAGGCCTACGCGCCGCATTCGAACTTTCCCGTCGGCGCGGCGATCCGGTCGGCCGGCGGCGCGATCTATTCGGGCTGCAATGTCGAGAATGCCTCGTATCCGGAAGGCTGGTGCGCCGAGACCTCGGCGATCGCCCAGATGGTGGGCGCCGGCGAGCGGGCGATCATCGAGGTGGCCATCGTCGCAGGGAAGGTGGCATGCATCCCGCCCTGCGGCGGCTGTCGGCAACGGATCCGGGAATTCGGCACGGCCGATACCCGCATTCATCTGTGCGATGCCACGGGCGTGGTGGAAACGGTAACGCTCGGCGAGTTGCTGCCGCGCGCATTCGGACCGGAGGGACGATGA
- a CDS encoding CAP domain-containing protein, translated as MKAISARAAFPVILCLTLLVGACAGPGGFGGVSPVAVNTRAAAASTTAFRTAQGRGPVNANSRLNAIAERQAMAMARRGRLGHDLIGPLHKRLKGAGYVWLVAVENVSAGYDDFDAALAGWQTSTGHRSNLLEPQATEIGVGAARADDKYGTYWTLILAAPDPDRGR; from the coding sequence GTGAAGGCGATTTCCGCCCGGGCGGCATTTCCCGTTATCCTCTGCCTGACGCTACTCGTGGGAGCGTGCGCCGGGCCCGGCGGTTTCGGCGGCGTCAGCCCCGTTGCGGTCAATACGCGGGCCGCCGCCGCATCCACCACCGCCTTTCGGACGGCACAGGGACGCGGCCCCGTCAACGCCAACAGCCGCCTCAACGCCATCGCCGAGCGGCAGGCAATGGCCATGGCGCGACGCGGACGGCTCGGCCACGACCTGATCGGCCCACTGCACAAGCGGCTCAAGGGGGCGGGTTACGTCTGGCTCGTCGCCGTCGAGAATGTCAGCGCCGGCTACGACGACTTCGACGCGGCGCTGGCGGGCTGGCAGACGTCGACCGGCCACCGGTCGAACCTGCTCGAGCCGCAGGCAACCGAGATCGGCGTCGGCGCGGCGCGGGCGGATGACAAGTACGGGACCTATTGGACACTGATCCTGGCGGCGCCCGACCCGGACCGGGGCAGGTGA